In Candidatus Omnitrophota bacterium, the DNA window AACAGATCAATGTTTTATTGAATGTACCAGCGGGTATGAAGTTAATCAGCTTGGTTGCTTTGGGGTATCCTCTGAATAAAGATGTTTTTAAGGTAGCTCAAAAGCGTGATTTAAAAGAACTGTTACATTGGGAGAAGTTTTAATGCCTAATTCAGGATTTATTTGGACGGGTAATTCTGGTTGTTTATTGCCTTTCTTGATTATTTTTAATTTATTTTTCGGCAAGTTAATTTTTAATTCTACCCGGATTTGGCTAAGTATTGAATTCGTACTAATATTAATATTTATCCTTAAAATTCGTATTATGGTTAATAAAATTAAGCAGCAATTCGGCCAGCAAGGGGGTAGTTTTGTTTCTAATAGTCAAACCCACAGGCCCGCAGCTAAGGTTATTGATGTTCAAGGGGATGTAATTGAAGAGGATAAAAAGCTTAAATAACTATCATATAAATTAAGATCTTACAAGTTTGCGCCTACCTACTAAAAAATTAAAATAAAATGCCACTACTTTCTGTAATAGTCCCAGTTTATAATGAAGTAAGTACAATAAGTAAAATTTTGGAAAAAATTAATGCTGTAGATATTGATATGGAAATTATTGTGGTAAATGATGGTTCTTATGATGGGACAGAGAATGTTTTAAGGAATATTAAGTATAATAACTTGAAAGTTATTCATCATAGTAAGAATAGAGGTAAGGGTGCTGCTTTTTTGACGGGACTGGCAAATACAACCGGAGAATATGTAATAATTCAAGATGCTGACTTGGAGTATAATCCAAATGAGTTTCCTGGTTTAATTGAAGTAATTAAAACGAACAAAGCAGACATTGTTTTGGGCGCTAGGTTTCTAAAAGGCCATCATGGCTTATTAATGCATAGTATTGGTAACAGAATATTAACCGCACTTTTAAATTTTTTATTTAAATCCCGGCTTAATGATTATGCTACCTGCTATAAACTGGCTAAAAAAAGTACTTGGGACGATTTGAAGCTTAAGGCTGCAGGATTTGATATAGAGGTAGAGATAATTTGTAATATATTGAAAAATAATAAGAGTTTACTAGAGGTTCCAATATTTTATACTCCCCGCACGTATAAATCTGGAAAGAAAATAAGGTTTAGAGATGGTTTTTGGGCAGTTTTCTATATGTTTAAGTATAGGTTTGCATAGGGAATAGTGATATTATAAAATTAACACTATTTACTATTGACAAATAATGCAGCTGTGTTAATATGCTTTCTAATTTTTGTATTAGAGAATTATAACATATTAGTAATTTGAAAGGAGCGTAGTAAAGATGGGGTTTGATCTGTTGTTGCTAGCGCCTGTTGGTTCAATTTTAGCTTTGAGTTTTGCTTTTTATCTAGCTTTAAGTATCCTAAAAATGGATGAAGGTACGGATAGAATGAAGGAGATTGCCCAGGCGGTTCGCGTCGGCGCCCGAGCCTATCTAAAAAGGCAGTATTTGGGTGTTTCAATGTTTTTTGTCGTGGTGTTTTTTATTCTTCTAGCCATGGCCTTGAAGAATTACCTGGTTATATTTGTGCCGTTTGCTTTTTTAACTGGTGGTTTCTTTT includes these proteins:
- a CDS encoding glycosyltransferase family 2 protein, coding for MPLLSVIVPVYNEVSTISKILEKINAVDIDMEIIVVNDGSYDGTENVLRNIKYNNLKVIHHSKNRGKGAAFLTGLANTTGEYVIIQDADLEYNPNEFPGLIEVIKTNKADIVLGARFLKGHHGLLMHSIGNRILTALLNFLFKSRLNDYATCYKLAKKSTWDDLKLKAAGFDIEVEIICNILKNNKSLLEVPIFYTPRTYKSGKKIRFRDGFWAVFYMFKYRFA